One region of Buchnera aphidicola (Eriosoma lanigerum) genomic DNA includes:
- the rplD gene encoding 50S ribosomal protein L4 encodes MELALTDVQTMISVSEVVFGLDFNEALVHQVVVAYSAGTRQGTKGQKSRAEVSGSGKKPWRQKGTGRARVGSIRSPLWRSGGVTFAAETKNYIKKVNKKMYKGALKSIFSELVRQKRLIIFSKFSIDLPKTRLLLEKLKITKLLKNILIITDKIDNTLLLASRNLHKVNVKNVVSVDPISLIACQQVVITVDAIKKLEEMLIS; translated from the coding sequence ATGGAATTAGCACTAACGGATGTACAAACAATGATTTCTGTTTCTGAAGTAGTGTTTGGACTTGATTTTAATGAAGCATTAGTTCATCAAGTAGTGGTTGCTTATTCTGCTGGTACCAGACAAGGAACAAAAGGTCAAAAAAGTCGTGCAGAAGTTTCTGGTTCTGGAAAAAAACCTTGGCGTCAAAAAGGGACTGGTCGTGCAAGAGTAGGTTCGATTAGAAGTCCTCTTTGGCGCTCTGGTGGAGTAACTTTTGCGGCTGAAACAAAAAATTATATTAAAAAAGTTAACAAAAAAATGTATAAAGGTGCATTAAAAAGTATTTTTTCTGAGTTAGTACGTCAAAAAAGATTAATAATATTTAGTAAATTTTCTATTGATTTACCAAAAACTAGATTGTTACTGGAAAAATTAAAAATTACAAAGTTACTAAAAAATATATTAATTATTACTGATAAAATAGATAATACGTTATTATTAGCTTCTCGAAATTTGCATAAAGTAAATGTAAAGAATGTTGTTTCTGTAGATCCTATCAGTTTAATTGCTTGTCAACAAGTAGTTATAACCGTAGATGCTATAAAGAAACTAGAGGAAATGTTGATATCATGA
- the rpsJ gene encoding 30S ribosomal protein S10, with translation MQNQRIRIRLKAFDHRLIDLSTAEIVETAKRTGAQVRGPIPLPTRKERFTILISPHVNKDARDQYEIRTHKRLIDIVEPTEKTVDALMRLDLAAGVDVQISLG, from the coding sequence ATGCAGAACCAAAGAATTCGTATCCGTCTTAAAGCTTTTGATCATAGGTTGATAGATCTTTCTACAGCTGAAATTGTTGAAACAGCTAAAAGAACAGGAGCACAAGTAAGAGGACCTATTCCTTTACCGACTCGTAAAGAACGTTTTACTATCTTAATTTCTCCACATGTTAATAAAGATGCTCGTGATCAATATGAAATACGTACACATAAGCGCCTTATTGACATTGTTGAACCTACTGAAAAAACTGTAGATGCTTTAATGCGTTTAGATCTTGCAGCAGGTGTAGATGTACAAATCAGTTTAGGATAA
- the rplB gene encoding 50S ribosomal protein L2: protein MALVKCKPTSPGRRHVIKVVNPELYKGRPCSLLLKKKIKTGGRNNHGHITTRHIGGGHKKSYRIIDFKRNKDNILGKVERFEYDPNRSANIALILYQDGNRRYIIAPKGLKIGDTIVSGLQANIKIGHSLPMKYIPVGTMLHNVEIKPGKGGQLARSAGSYVQLVSRESMYVSLRLRSGEMRKVESNCRATIGEVGNSEHMLRVLGKAGASRWRGIRPTVRGTAMNPVDHPHGGGEGRNFGKHPVSPWGTQTKGKKTRKNKRTEKYILRHRN from the coding sequence ATGGCACTAGTTAAATGTAAACCGACATCGCCTGGTCGTCGTCATGTCATTAAGGTTGTCAATCCAGAATTATATAAAGGTCGTCCTTGTTCTTTATTATTAAAAAAGAAAATTAAAACTGGAGGAAGAAATAATCATGGACATATTACCACACGACATATAGGAGGAGGACATAAAAAATCGTATAGAATTATTGATTTTAAAAGAAACAAAGATAACATCTTAGGTAAAGTAGAACGTTTTGAATATGATCCCAATCGTTCTGCTAACATTGCATTAATTTTATACCAGGATGGAAATCGAAGATATATTATAGCTCCTAAAGGATTAAAAATCGGAGATACTATCGTTTCTGGGTTACAAGCAAATATTAAAATTGGTCATTCTTTACCAATGAAATATATTCCTGTTGGAACTATGTTGCATAATGTTGAAATAAAACCAGGAAAAGGAGGGCAATTAGCTCGTTCTGCTGGAAGTTATGTACAACTGGTATCAAGAGAATCAATGTATGTTAGTTTACGCTTACGATCAGGTGAAATGAGAAAAGTAGAATCAAATTGTAGAGCTACAATAGGAGAAGTAGGTAATTCTGAACATATGTTACGTGTATTAGGTAAGGCTGGAGCTTCACGTTGGAGAGGTATTCGTCCTACTGTAAGAGGTACAGCAATGAATCCAGTTGATCATCCTCATGGAGGTGGTGAAGGAAGAAATTTTGGAAAACACCCAGTAAGTCCTTGGGGAACACAAACAAAAGGTAAAAAAACTAGAAAAAACAAACGTACGGAAAAATATATTTTACGTCATAGAAATTAA
- the rplC gene encoding 50S ribosomal protein L3: MVGLVGKKIGMTRLFTKEGMSIPVTVINIEPNRVTQIKTKEKDNYRAIQVTTGEKKLNRLNKPQQGHFIKSSVVAGRGLWEFCITSHEKFMVGQVIHLDILINVHKVDITGTSKGKGFSGTVKRWNFSTQDATHGNSLSHRVPGSIGQNQTPGKVFKGKKMSGQLGNHQVTVQNLKIVRIDTNRNILLVKGSVPGSTGSDLIVKPAVKT, encoded by the coding sequence GTGGTAGGTTTAGTTGGAAAAAAAATTGGAATGACTCGTTTATTTACTAAAGAAGGGATGTCTATTCCAGTTACTGTAATTAATATAGAACCAAATAGAGTTACTCAAATTAAAACAAAAGAAAAAGATAATTATCGTGCTATTCAAGTAACTACTGGAGAAAAAAAGTTAAATCGTCTTAATAAACCTCAACAAGGTCATTTTATTAAATCTTCTGTTGTGGCTGGAAGAGGATTATGGGAATTTTGTATAACATCACATGAAAAATTTATGGTTGGTCAAGTTATTCATTTAGATATTTTAATAAATGTTCATAAAGTAGATATTACTGGTACATCTAAAGGAAAAGGATTTTCTGGAACAGTAAAACGTTGGAATTTTAGTACACAGGATGCAACTCATGGTAATTCTTTGTCTCATCGTGTTCCTGGATCTATTGGTCAAAATCAAACACCAGGTAAAGTTTTTAAAGGTAAAAAAATGTCAGGGCAATTAGGTAATCATCAAGTGACAGTACAAAATTTAAAAATAGTACGTATTGACACAAACCGAAACATTCTTTTGGTAAAAGGTTCTGTCCCTGGTTCAACAGGTAGTGATTTAATTGTCAAACCCGCTGTTAAGACCTAA
- the tusC gene encoding sulfurtransferase complex subunit TusC — MKKSIAFIFSHAPYGTSIGLEGVDAVLSASLVLKKIGLFFIGDGVFQLIPNQQPKQILLRNYVSALLLLPTYGVKTIYCCNKSLEDRGLSSTSILLLKVKYLDIINFYKYINSYDFILNF, encoded by the coding sequence ATGAAAAAATCTATTGCATTTATATTTTCCCATGCACCGTATGGTACTAGTATAGGACTAGAAGGAGTAGATGCAGTTTTATCTGCATCGTTAGTATTAAAAAAAATTGGACTGTTTTTTATTGGAGATGGAGTATTCCAATTAATTCCTAACCAACAACCAAAACAAATTTTATTACGTAATTATGTTTCTGCACTATTACTATTACCTACATATGGAGTGAAAACGATTTATTGTTGCAATAAATCTTTAGAAGATAGAGGATTATCTAGTACTTCTATATTATTATTAAAAGTGAAATATTTAGATATTATTAATTTTTATAAATATATTAATTCTTATGATTTTATTCTGAATTTTTAA
- the fusA gene encoding elongation factor G: MSRKTPIIYYRNIGISAHIDAGKTTTTERILFYTGINHKIGEVHDGAATMDWMEQEQERGITITSAATTTFWSGMAKQFPSHRINIIDTPGHVDFTIEVERSMRVLDGVVMIYCAVGGVQPQSETVWRQANKYKVPRIAFINKMDRMGADFFKVIDQIKNRLVANPVPLQIPIGSEEKFTGVIDIIKMKAINWNEIDQGVTFTYENIPIDMLDTAEHWRQKLVESAAEADEDIMEKYLTGKSLTINEIKLALRKRALNNEIMLVTCGSAFKNKGVQALLDSIIEYLPSPTDVQSIQDISNNNSSLNIRLSDDTEPFSALAFKIASDPFVGNLTFFRVYSGMVSSGDVVLNSVKSQKERFGRIVQMHANKREEVKEVRAGDIAAAIGLKNVTTGDTLCDVNHIIVLEKMEFPEPVISISVEPKTNIDQERMGQALSRLAKEDPSFRVWIDHESNQTIIAGMGELHLEIIVDRMKREFSVEANIGKPQVAYRETIRNTVENIEGRHIKQSGGRGQYGHVVIDLFPLEPGKEGYLFLNEIKGGVIPGEYIPAVNKGIQEQLKFGPLAGYPVVDIGVRLCFGSYHDVDSSELAFKIAASIAFKNAFNKANPVLLEPIMKVEVETPDDYMGDVIGDLSRRRGIIEGMSDTSSNKIIQARIPLSEMFGYATDLRSQTQGRASYSMEFLQYSEAPSHISDTIVKNRDN; encoded by the coding sequence ATGTCACGTAAAACCCCCATTATATATTATAGAAATATTGGTATTAGTGCTCATATAGACGCAGGAAAAACAACTACTACTGAACGGATTTTATTTTATACTGGAATTAATCATAAAATTGGTGAAGTTCATGATGGAGCTGCTACTATGGATTGGATGGAACAAGAGCAAGAAAGGGGAATTACAATTACTTCTGCTGCTACCACCACATTTTGGTCAGGGATGGCAAAACAATTTCCTTCACATAGAATTAATATCATTGATACTCCTGGACATGTAGATTTCACAATAGAAGTAGAACGATCTATGCGTGTTTTAGATGGTGTGGTCATGATATATTGTGCAGTAGGAGGAGTTCAGCCTCAATCAGAAACAGTATGGCGTCAAGCTAACAAATATAAAGTACCTCGTATAGCATTTATAAATAAAATGGATCGTATGGGTGCTGATTTTTTTAAAGTAATTGATCAAATAAAAAACAGATTAGTAGCTAATCCAGTTCCATTACAAATACCTATAGGCTCTGAAGAAAAATTTACTGGTGTTATTGATATTATTAAAATGAAGGCAATTAATTGGAACGAAATAGATCAAGGAGTGACTTTTACTTATGAAAATATTCCTATAGATATGTTAGATACAGCAGAACATTGGCGTCAGAAATTAGTTGAATCAGCTGCTGAAGCGGATGAAGATATTATGGAAAAATATTTAACTGGTAAGTCACTGACGATTAATGAAATTAAACTAGCGTTACGAAAACGTGCTTTAAATAATGAAATTATGTTAGTAACTTGTGGATCAGCCTTTAAAAATAAAGGAGTACAAGCATTATTAGATTCAATTATTGAATATTTACCCTCTCCTACTGACGTACAATCTATTCAAGATATTTCTAACAACAATTCTTCATTAAATATTAGACTTTCAGATGATACAGAGCCTTTTTCAGCTTTAGCTTTTAAAATTGCTTCAGATCCTTTTGTAGGTAATTTAACTTTTTTTCGAGTATATTCAGGTATGGTTAGTTCTGGTGATGTTGTACTTAATTCTGTCAAATCTCAAAAAGAACGATTTGGTCGAATAGTACAAATGCATGCAAATAAAAGAGAAGAAGTTAAAGAAGTACGAGCAGGTGATATTGCAGCTGCAATAGGTTTAAAAAATGTTACTACAGGTGATACTTTATGTGATGTTAATCACATTATAGTTTTGGAAAAAATGGAATTTCCTGAACCTGTAATTTCTATTTCTGTTGAACCGAAAACGAATATAGATCAAGAAAGGATGGGTCAGGCTTTATCTAGACTAGCTAAAGAAGATCCATCTTTTCGAGTATGGATTGATCATGAGTCTAATCAAACAATTATTGCAGGAATGGGAGAGTTACATTTAGAAATTATTGTTGATAGAATGAAACGTGAATTTAGTGTAGAAGCTAATATAGGAAAACCACAAGTTGCTTATAGAGAAACTATTCGAAATACAGTTGAAAATATTGAAGGTAGACATATTAAACAGTCTGGTGGAAGAGGACAGTATGGTCATGTTGTAATAGATTTGTTTCCTTTAGAACCTGGAAAAGAGGGGTATTTATTTTTAAACGAAATAAAAGGTGGAGTTATTCCTGGAGAATATATTCCTGCTGTGAACAAAGGTATTCAAGAACAATTAAAGTTTGGACCATTAGCTGGATATCCTGTTGTGGATATTGGAGTTCGTTTATGTTTTGGTTCATATCATGATGTAGATTCTTCTGAATTAGCATTTAAAATTGCTGCCTCAATAGCTTTTAAAAATGCATTTAATAAAGCTAATCCTGTATTATTAGAACCAATAATGAAAGTTGAAGTTGAAACTCCTGATGATTATATGGGTGATGTCATAGGTGATTTAAGTCGTCGTAGAGGAATCATTGAAGGTATGAGTGATACTTCATCAAATAAAATTATTCAAGCTCGTATACCTTTGTCTGAAATGTTTGGATATGCTACTGATTTACGTTCTCAGACTCAAGGTCGTGCTTCTTATTCTATGGAGTTTTTACAGTATTCAGAAGCTCCATCTCATATTTCTGATACAATTGTTAAAAATAGGGATAATTAA
- the rpsL gene encoding 30S ribosomal protein S12, with product MSTVNQLVRRPRLKKIMKSDVPALTGSPQKRGVCIRVYTTTPKKPNSALRKVCRVRLTNGFEVTSYIGGEGHNLQEHSVILIRGGRVKDLPGVRYHVVRGALDCAGVKERKTSRSKYGVKKIKK from the coding sequence ATGTCAACAGTTAATCAGTTAGTTCGTAGACCTAGATTAAAAAAAATAATGAAAAGTGATGTTCCTGCTTTAACAGGATCTCCTCAAAAAAGAGGAGTATGTATTCGAGTATATACTACCACTCCAAAAAAACCAAATTCTGCTTTACGAAAAGTGTGTAGAGTACGATTAACTAATGGTTTTGAAGTTACCTCATATATTGGAGGTGAAGGACATAATTTACAGGAACATTCTGTAATTTTAATACGAGGAGGTAGAGTTAAAGATCTTCCTGGTGTTAGATATCATGTCGTTCGTGGAGCTTTAGATTGTGCAGGAGTAAAAGAAAGAAAAACTAGTAGATCAAAATATGGGGTCAAAAAAATAAAAAAATAA
- the tuf gene encoding elongation factor Tu encodes MSKEKFNRSKPHINVGTIGHVDHGKTTLTAAITTVLAKTHGGSAYAFDQIDNAPEEKARGITINTSHVEYDTLVRHYAHVDCPGHADYIKNMITGAAQMDGAILVVAATDGPMPQTREHILLGRQVGVPYIIVFLNKCDMVDDEELLELVEMEVRDLLTQYNFPGDDTPIIRGSALKALEGDPVWESKIIDLSNFLDTYIPEPKRAIEQPFLLPIEDVFSISGRGTVVTGRVESGVIKIGEEVEIVGIQPTIKTTCTGVEMFRKLLDEGRAGENVGVLLRGTKRDEIERGQVLAKPGTIHPHMKFESEVYVLSKEEGGRHTPFFKGYRPQFYFRTTDVTGSIELPEGIEMVMPGDNIKMVVTLIHPIAMSDGLRFAIREGGRTVGAGVVSKVLN; translated from the coding sequence ATGTCTAAAGAAAAATTTAATCGTTCTAAACCTCATATTAATGTTGGTACTATAGGTCATGTAGATCATGGTAAAACTACTTTGACAGCTGCTATAACAACTGTTTTAGCAAAAACTCATGGTGGATCAGCTTATGCTTTTGATCAAATAGATAATGCCCCAGAAGAAAAAGCTAGGGGTATTACAATCAATACATCTCATGTTGAATATGATACATTAGTTCGACATTATGCACATGTAGATTGTCCTGGACATGCTGATTATATAAAAAATATGATTACTGGTGCAGCACAAATGGATGGTGCTATATTAGTTGTTGCTGCCACAGATGGTCCTATGCCTCAAACAAGAGAACATATATTGTTAGGACGTCAAGTAGGTGTTCCATATATTATTGTTTTTCTTAATAAATGTGATATGGTTGATGATGAAGAATTATTAGAATTAGTAGAAATGGAAGTTAGAGATTTGTTAACTCAATATAACTTTCCAGGAGATGATACTCCTATCATACGTGGTTCAGCTTTAAAAGCATTAGAAGGTGATCCTGTTTGGGAATCTAAAATTATTGATTTATCTAATTTTCTAGATACTTATATTCCTGAACCAAAGAGAGCAATAGAACAACCTTTTTTATTACCTATAGAAGATGTCTTTTCTATTTCAGGTAGAGGTACTGTAGTTACAGGTAGAGTCGAAAGTGGTGTTATTAAGATAGGAGAAGAAGTAGAAATTGTTGGTATTCAACCTACTATTAAGACCACTTGTACAGGTGTTGAAATGTTTAGAAAATTATTAGATGAAGGTAGAGCGGGAGAAAATGTAGGAGTTTTATTAAGAGGTACTAAGCGAGACGAAATAGAAAGAGGTCAAGTATTAGCTAAACCTGGTACTATTCATCCTCACATGAAATTTGAATCTGAAGTATATGTGTTATCTAAAGAGGAAGGTGGTAGACATACTCCTTTTTTTAAAGGGTATCGACCTCAATTTTATTTTCGTACTACTGATGTTACTGGATCTATAGAGTTACCAGAAGGAATAGAAATGGTAATGCCAGGAGATAATATCAAAATGGTGGTAACCTTAATTCATCCTATTGCAATGTCTGATGGATTACGTTTTGCTATTCGAGAAGGTGGTCGTACAGTAGGAGCTGGTGTAGTATCTAAAGTTTTAAATTAG
- the rplV gene encoding 50S ribosomal protein L22, whose amino-acid sequence MESLAKYKQANASAQKIRLVANLIRGKTISKALDILTYTNKKSSLLLKKVLESAIANAEHNNGTDLDGLKVTKILVDEGPTMKRMMPRAKGRADRILKRTSHITVVVE is encoded by the coding sequence ATGGAATCTCTAGCTAAATATAAACAAGCTAATGCTTCAGCTCAAAAAATTCGTTTAGTAGCAAATTTAATACGTGGAAAAACTATCTCAAAAGCATTAGATATTTTAACATATACGAACAAAAAATCTTCGTTGTTGTTAAAAAAAGTATTAGAATCAGCTATCGCTAATGCTGAACATAATAATGGTACTGATTTAGATGGATTAAAAGTAACAAAAATTTTAGTTGATGAAGGTCCTACAATGAAACGTATGATGCCTCGTGCTAAAGGGCGTGCTGATAGAATTTTAAAACGTACAAGTCATATTACTGTAGTAGTAGAATAA
- the rpsG gene encoding 30S ribosomal protein S7 translates to MPRRRIVGHRKILPDPKHHSELLAKFINILMIDGKKSIAEVIVYKALKNLSQRTKKTELESFDLALDNVRPTVEVKSRRVGGSTYQVPVEVRPVRRNALAMRWIIESARKRNDKSMALRLSNELFEALENKGTAVRKKEDVHRMAEANKAFAHYRW, encoded by the coding sequence ATGCCAAGACGTCGTATAGTAGGTCATAGAAAGATTTTACCGGATCCAAAACACCATTCTGAATTATTAGCTAAATTTATTAATATATTAATGATTGATGGAAAAAAATCAATAGCAGAAGTAATTGTATATAAAGCTTTAAAAAATTTATCTCAACGTACAAAAAAAACTGAATTAGAAAGTTTTGATTTAGCGTTAGATAATGTTCGTCCTACAGTAGAAGTAAAGTCCAGAAGAGTAGGTGGATCCACTTATCAAGTTCCTGTAGAAGTACGACCTGTTAGAAGAAATGCATTAGCTATGAGATGGATTATTGAATCAGCAAGAAAGAGAAATGATAAATCTATGGCGTTACGTTTATCAAATGAATTATTTGAAGCATTAGAAAACAAAGGAACAGCTGTTCGAAAAAAAGAAGATGTACATCGAATGGCAGAAGCTAATAAAGCTTTTGCGCATTATCGTTGGTAA
- the rpsC gene encoding 30S ribosomal protein S3 has translation MGQKVHPNGMRLGIIKSWNSIWFANSKNFANYLDSDFKVRKFLMQKLSKAFISKIIIERPAKSIRVTIYTARPGIVIGKKGEDVDKLRKVISTISGVPAQINISEIKKPELDAKLVADSISSQLERRVMFRRAMKRAVQNSIRQGAKGIKVEVSGRLGGTEIARTEWYREGRVPLHTLRADIEYNTAEAHTTYGVIGVKVWIFKGEILDGMSIINPLEKSVISQKKQNRKNRKLGG, from the coding sequence ATGGGACAAAAAGTTCATCCTAATGGGATGCGATTAGGTATAATTAAATCTTGGAATTCTATTTGGTTTGCAAATAGTAAAAATTTTGCAAATTATTTAGATAGTGATTTTAAAGTTAGAAAATTTTTAATGCAAAAATTATCTAAAGCTTTTATATCAAAAATTATTATAGAAAGGCCTGCTAAAAGTATTAGAGTAACTATCTATACAGCACGTCCTGGGATTGTAATTGGTAAAAAGGGAGAAGATGTAGATAAATTAAGAAAGGTAATATCTACTATTTCTGGAGTTCCCGCTCAAATTAATATTTCAGAAATTAAAAAACCTGAATTAGATGCAAAATTAGTTGCAGATAGTATTAGTTCTCAATTAGAAAGAAGAGTGATGTTTCGTAGGGCTATGAAAAGAGCTGTACAAAATAGTATTCGTCAAGGTGCTAAAGGTATTAAAGTAGAAGTTAGTGGAAGATTAGGTGGTACAGAAATAGCTCGTACTGAATGGTATAGGGAAGGACGTGTACCGTTACATACATTACGAGCAGATATTGAATATAATACTGCAGAAGCACATACTACATATGGTGTTATTGGTGTTAAAGTGTGGATTTTCAAAGGGGAAATTTTAGATGGAATGTCTATTATTAATCCTCTAGAAAAATCTGTTATTTCACAAAAGAAACAGAATCGAAAAAATCGTAAGTTAGGAGGATGA
- the rplW gene encoding 50S ribosomal protein L23, whose product MMNNDKLFKVLLAKHISEKSSMLIEKKHTVVLKVDRSVNKFEIKTAIQKLFNIKVKNVNTLIVKGKNKKNRNHIIYGKKWKKAYVSLYKGENIDFIGIGNK is encoded by the coding sequence ATCATGAATAATGATAAATTATTTAAAGTATTGCTGGCTAAACATATCTCAGAAAAGTCATCTATGTTGATAGAAAAAAAACATACAGTTGTCTTGAAAGTTGATAGATCAGTTAATAAATTTGAAATTAAAACAGCTATTCAAAAATTATTTAATATTAAAGTAAAAAATGTTAATACTTTAATAGTAAAAGGAAAAAATAAAAAAAATAGAAATCATATTATTTATGGAAAAAAATGGAAAAAAGCATATGTTAGCTTATATAAGGGTGAAAACATAGATTTTATAGGAATTGGAAACAAGTAG
- the rpsS gene encoding 30S ribosomal protein S19 — MPRSLKKGPFIDVSLFKKVENAVLNNVKKPLKTWSRRSTIFPNMIGLTISVHNGRQHIPIFISEEMVGHKLGEFSPTRTYKGHLADKKTKKVSSTKKGT; from the coding sequence ATGCCAAGATCATTAAAAAAAGGACCTTTTATAGATGTTAGTTTATTTAAAAAAGTAGAAAACGCTGTGTTAAATAATGTAAAAAAACCTTTAAAGACTTGGTCTCGTCGTTCAACTATTTTCCCAAATATGATTGGATTAACTATATCTGTTCATAATGGTAGACAACATATTCCTATTTTTATATCTGAAGAAATGGTAGGACATAAGTTAGGTGAATTTTCTCCTACGAGAACATATAAAGGGCATTTAGCAGATAAAAAAACAAAAAAAGTGTCTAGTACAAAAAAAGGAACATAG
- the tusD gene encoding sulfurtransferase complex subunit TusD, whose protein sequence is MKYVIIVMSSPYGGEKSRSAFLFSNNLLSLGHTIDIVFFYSHGVLNANSMIYVANDDCNILHEWEKLHQNFQVPLHICINSSLKRGLINHKQSVMLEYKRSHISSCFILSGFMELFHAIQKTDRVIQF, encoded by the coding sequence ATGAAATATGTCATTATTGTTATGTCATCTCCATATGGTGGTGAAAAATCTCGTAGTGCTTTTTTATTTTCTAATAATTTATTATCGTTAGGTCATACTATAGATATTGTTTTTTTTTATAGTCATGGTGTGTTAAATGCAAATAGTATGATATATGTAGCGAATGATGATTGTAATATTTTGCATGAATGGGAAAAATTACATCAAAATTTTCAAGTTCCATTACATATTTGTATTAATTCTTCTTTAAAACGTGGTTTGATTAATCATAAACAATCTGTAATGTTAGAGTATAAAAGAAGTCACATCAGTAGTTGTTTTATACTATCAGGATTTATGGAGTTATTCCATGCTATACAAAAAACTGATCGAGTTATACAATTTTAA
- the tusB gene encoding sulfurtransferase complex subunit TusB yields MLHMLINSPFHCNINLLAKMISVDDDFIALQDGVLISVQNNIFLKKLHFPLIEKLYVLREDIIARGLSLHISSLFSVVNYNYFINLTVKHNKQINW; encoded by the coding sequence ATGTTACACATGCTTATCAATTCTCCTTTTCATTGTAATATAAATTTGCTTGCAAAGATGATAAGTGTAGATGATGATTTTATTGCTTTACAAGATGGAGTGTTAATTTCTGTACAAAATAATATTTTTTTAAAAAAATTACATTTTCCTTTAATAGAGAAATTATATGTATTACGAGAAGACATTATAGCTCGTGGTTTAAGTTTACATATATCATCATTATTTTCTGTAGTAAATTATAATTACTTTATTAATTTAACTGTTAAGCATAACAAACAAATAAATTGGTAG